A stretch of the Cottoperca gobio chromosome 2, fCotGob3.1, whole genome shotgun sequence genome encodes the following:
- the LOC115018671 gene encoding SLAIN motif-containing protein 1-like isoform X3 — MEAAVLTHAMMPEVDCNSNTLDAELEVKKLQQLVRKLERQNQQLRTRASSCSGGPHVLPPSSACVQGSAGGFCLPSPVHTLQCQSSLGSFAPPEETFDYFHPHSGGDGAAAAGEDGSEPSVLDELELLDFDSLCCSDESDETWLYVSSKAGESTDDSLTTLQWCRQVLDCPKSEVEAARRSLSLRLEQVSRWRSCLSTPSPTSSPGTPLSRVSALTSSPSAKPCSTPQSSDRHVPSLPSPLHPILHRTLSPVGKDLSPASERTPTFFPAHRKGRGLRRSGLSPQSSIDSDLGSSEVEDDSISLGYKLQDLTDVQVMARLQEENLRAHRYFSFINPRRSKAGLRQHIIRPGQPPQPELHLPAQPAQRRPRPGGGRRGGRRRLRPPAPTAAAPHPPAALPHFLQHPRLAKKHQLPVHATFHSLHSPSPLRWLRLSTSAPRPASGTGQPLHGRAARLQARVSRIRDQSFDSSSGLARLQSSIPSPGQLQNRVQSVGNFSSMSRQPLKATAYVSPTIKGSAAMPTSTSLHCLNSSSGGNSGVGSGIPMLSKPPGGGGTSISTPNTPRRSLPRPASFVSTPNSTPRKVAQSARSLLTPPKSLSTLSALRDSTWRDGCY; from the exons ATGGAGGCAGCGGTACTGACCCACGCGATGATGCCGGAGGTGGACTGCAACAGCAACACCCTGGACGCCGAGCTGGAGGtgaagaagctgcagcagctggtccGGAAGCTGGAGCGGCAGAACCAGCAGCTGAGGACCCGCGCGAGTAGCTGTTCGGGCGGCCCGCATGTGCTGCCTCCATCCTCGGCGTGCGTGCAAGGCAGCGCCGGAGGATTCTGCCTCCCCAGCCCGGTGCACACCCTGCAGTGTCAGTCGTCTTTGGGGTCATTCGCGCCCCCGGAGGAGACTTTCGACTATTTCCACCCGCACTCCGGCGGGGATGGAGCCGCTGCTGCGGGGGAGGACGGATCCGAGCCGTCGGTTCTGGACGAGCTGGAACTTTTGGATTTTGATTCTCTGTGCTGCTCAGACGAGTCTGATGAAACATG gttgTACGTGTCATCAAAAGCCGGCGAGTCCACAGATGACTCCCTCACAACTCTGCAGTGGTGCCGGCAGGTGCTCGACTGTCCCAAATCTGAGGTGGAGGCCGCCAGGAGATCCCTGTCCCTCCGACTGGAACAAG TCTCCAGGTGGCGTAGCTGCCTGTCCACCCCCTCTCCCACCTCGTCCCCCGGCACTCCTCTGAGCCGAGTGTCCGCACTCACTTCTTCCCCTTCAGCCAAACCCTGCTCCACTCCCCAGTCGTCCGACAGACATG TTCCATCCCTCCCCTCTCCGCTCCACCCCATCCTTCACCGGACGCTGAGTCCTGTCGGGAAGGATCTGTCTCCTGCATCTGAGAGGACTCCCACGTTCTTCCCAGCGCACCGCA AAGGCCGCGGCCTCCGGCGCTCCGGCCTCAGTCCCCAGTCATCCATCGACAGTGACCTCGGATCTTCAGAGGTGGAGGACGACTCCATCTCTCTGGGATACAAACTGCAAGACCTCACCGACGTCCAGGTCATGGCCCGACTGCAGGAGGAGA ATCTCAGAGCTCATCGCTACTTCAGCTTCATTAACCCCAGGAG GTCTAAGGCAGGACTACGCCAGCACATCATCCGTCCTGGCCAACCGCCGCAGCCAGAGCTTCACCTTCCAGCTCAGCCAGCTCAGCGCCGGCCCCGAcctggaggaggaagacgaggaggacgaCGAAGACTACGGCCTCCTGCCCCCACCGCAGCCGCGCCTCACCCGCCTGCCGCACTCCCACACTTTCTCCAGCATCCGAGACTGGCGAAGAAGCACCAGCTGCCTGTCCACGCCACCTTCCACTCCCTCCACTCCCCCTCACCTCTCCGCTGGCTTCGCCTTTCAACCTCCGCTCCACGCCCAGCCTCAGGGACTGGGCAGCCTCTGCACGGCCGAGCAGCACGGCTTCAGGCCAGGGTCAG CCGAATACGAGA CCAGAGTTTTGATTCGTCCAGTGGGCTGGCTCGACTGCAGTCCTCCA tCCCCTCTCCAGGCCAGCTGCAGAACAGAGTCCAGAGCGTCGGGAACTTCTCCTCGATGTCACGGCAGCCGCTGAAGGCCACCGCCTACGTCAGTCCCACCATCAAGGGCTCGGCCGCCATGCCGACCTCCACCAGCCTCCACTGTCTGAACAGCAGCAGCGGGGGAAACAGCGGGGTGGGCAGTGGCATCCCTATGCTCAGTAAACCTCCTGGTGGAGGGGGGACGTCCATTTCCACCCCAAACACGCCCCGCCGCAGCCTGCCCCGCCCCGCCTCTTTTGTCAGCACCCCTAACTCCACCCCCCGCAAGGTGGCCCAATCAGCACGAAG TTTACTGACGCCTCCAAAGAGCTTGTCCACCCTCAGTGCCCTGCGTGACAGCACCTGGAGGGACGGCTGCTACTGA
- the LOC115018671 gene encoding SLAIN motif-containing protein 1-like isoform X1: MEAAVLTHAMMPEVDCNSNTLDAELEVKKLQQLVRKLERQNQQLRTRASSCSGGPHVLPPSSACVQGSAGGFCLPSPVHTLQCQSSLGSFAPPEETFDYFHPHSGGDGAAAAGEDGSEPSVLDELELLDFDSLCCSDESDETWLYVSSKAGESTDDSLTTLQWCRQVLDCPKSEVEAARRSLSLRLEQVSRWRSCLSTPSPTSSPGTPLSRVSALTSSPSAKPCSTPQSSDRHVPSLPSPLHPILHRTLSPVGKDLSPASERTPTFFPAHRKGRGLRRSGLSPQSSIDSDLGSSEVEDDSISLGYKLQDLTDVQVMARLQEESLRQDYASTSSVLANRRSQSFTFQLSQLSAGPDLEEEDEEDDEDYGLLPPPQPRLTRLPHSHTFSSIRDWRRSTSCLSTPPSTPSTPPHLSAGFAFQPPLHAQPQGLGSLCTAEQHGFRPGSAEYENMLRRSMPNLVRAPSMPSVPIPTNPSASLCLLRNSQSFDSSSGLARLQSSIPSPGQLQNRVQSVGNFSSMSRQPLKATAYVSPTIKGSAAMPTSTSLHCLNSSSGGNSGVGSGIPMLSKPPGGGGTSISTPNTPRRSLPRPASFVSTPNSTPRKVAQSARSLLTPPKSLSTLSALRDSTWRDGCY; the protein is encoded by the exons ATGGAGGCAGCGGTACTGACCCACGCGATGATGCCGGAGGTGGACTGCAACAGCAACACCCTGGACGCCGAGCTGGAGGtgaagaagctgcagcagctggtccGGAAGCTGGAGCGGCAGAACCAGCAGCTGAGGACCCGCGCGAGTAGCTGTTCGGGCGGCCCGCATGTGCTGCCTCCATCCTCGGCGTGCGTGCAAGGCAGCGCCGGAGGATTCTGCCTCCCCAGCCCGGTGCACACCCTGCAGTGTCAGTCGTCTTTGGGGTCATTCGCGCCCCCGGAGGAGACTTTCGACTATTTCCACCCGCACTCCGGCGGGGATGGAGCCGCTGCTGCGGGGGAGGACGGATCCGAGCCGTCGGTTCTGGACGAGCTGGAACTTTTGGATTTTGATTCTCTGTGCTGCTCAGACGAGTCTGATGAAACATG gttgTACGTGTCATCAAAAGCCGGCGAGTCCACAGATGACTCCCTCACAACTCTGCAGTGGTGCCGGCAGGTGCTCGACTGTCCCAAATCTGAGGTGGAGGCCGCCAGGAGATCCCTGTCCCTCCGACTGGAACAAG TCTCCAGGTGGCGTAGCTGCCTGTCCACCCCCTCTCCCACCTCGTCCCCCGGCACTCCTCTGAGCCGAGTGTCCGCACTCACTTCTTCCCCTTCAGCCAAACCCTGCTCCACTCCCCAGTCGTCCGACAGACATG TTCCATCCCTCCCCTCTCCGCTCCACCCCATCCTTCACCGGACGCTGAGTCCTGTCGGGAAGGATCTGTCTCCTGCATCTGAGAGGACTCCCACGTTCTTCCCAGCGCACCGCA AAGGCCGCGGCCTCCGGCGCTCCGGCCTCAGTCCCCAGTCATCCATCGACAGTGACCTCGGATCTTCAGAGGTGGAGGACGACTCCATCTCTCTGGGATACAAACTGCAAGACCTCACCGACGTCCAGGTCATGGCCCGACTGCAGGAGGAGA GTCTAAGGCAGGACTACGCCAGCACATCATCCGTCCTGGCCAACCGCCGCAGCCAGAGCTTCACCTTCCAGCTCAGCCAGCTCAGCGCCGGCCCCGAcctggaggaggaagacgaggaggacgaCGAAGACTACGGCCTCCTGCCCCCACCGCAGCCGCGCCTCACCCGCCTGCCGCACTCCCACACTTTCTCCAGCATCCGAGACTGGCGAAGAAGCACCAGCTGCCTGTCCACGCCACCTTCCACTCCCTCCACTCCCCCTCACCTCTCCGCTGGCTTCGCCTTTCAACCTCCGCTCCACGCCCAGCCTCAGGGACTGGGCAGCCTCTGCACGGCCGAGCAGCACGGCTTCAGGCCAGGGTCAG CCGAATACGAGA ATATGCTGCGGAGGAGCATGCCTAACCTTGTCAGAGCTCCCAGCATGCCTAGTGTGCCCATTCCAACCAATCCTAGTGCTTCCCTTTGTTTGCTTCGTAACAGCCAGAGTTTTGATTCGTCCAGTGGGCTGGCTCGACTGCAGTCCTCCA tCCCCTCTCCAGGCCAGCTGCAGAACAGAGTCCAGAGCGTCGGGAACTTCTCCTCGATGTCACGGCAGCCGCTGAAGGCCACCGCCTACGTCAGTCCCACCATCAAGGGCTCGGCCGCCATGCCGACCTCCACCAGCCTCCACTGTCTGAACAGCAGCAGCGGGGGAAACAGCGGGGTGGGCAGTGGCATCCCTATGCTCAGTAAACCTCCTGGTGGAGGGGGGACGTCCATTTCCACCCCAAACACGCCCCGCCGCAGCCTGCCCCGCCCCGCCTCTTTTGTCAGCACCCCTAACTCCACCCCCCGCAAGGTGGCCCAATCAGCACGAAG TTTACTGACGCCTCCAAAGAGCTTGTCCACCCTCAGTGCCCTGCGTGACAGCACCTGGAGGGACGGCTGCTACTGA
- the mrps9 gene encoding small ribosomal subunit protein uS9m → MAASCMRTVVSVFGKCGNCSSSINTVTSQLSRQVLSRQICVSSALHRKNMASAGPDKFTVEFIQKQVEEYNIGKRHLANMMGEDPENFTQEDIDSSVAYLFPSGLFEKKARPIMKHPDEIFPKQRAAQWGPDGRPFHFLFYTGKQSYYSLMHEMYGKILEIEKHQDRLRSKGLFSQDVKRISLGTSRWLTREELETLLVEAIGPNNYDRFIQLMERLLSLPYCATEEKFVLSYRRQIEAQSSKQTMPTLQHDDRGVAYRNADGRRKSSNASVVLRDCGSGRTTVNGKDFLLYFPVLQDREQLMFPLQFTSMLGRFDLECTVSGGGRSGQAGALRLAVSRALLGFVSEGEMENMRQAGLLTPDPRVRERKKPGQEGARRKFTWTKR, encoded by the exons ATGGCGGCGTCCTGTATGCGAACCGTGGTCTCCGTTTTTGGAAAATGTGGGAATTGCAGCTCGAGTATTAACACTGTTACGTCGCAATTAAGCCGACAg gTCCTGAGCAGGCAGATATGTGTGAGCTCTGCCCTCCACAGAAAGAACATGGCGTCTGCAGGGCCGGATAAATTCACGGTGGAGTTCATCCAGAAGCAGGTGGAGGAGTATAACATTGGGAAACGCCATCTGGCTAACATGATGGGAGAGGACCCCGAGAACTTCACCCAGGAGGACATAGAT AGCAGCGTAGCCTACCTGTTCCCCTCCGGCCTGTTTGAGAAGAAAGCCCGTCCCATCATGAAG CATCCAGATGAAATATTTCCGAAACAGAGAG CTGCCCAGTGGGGGCCGGACGGGCGGCcgttccacttcctgttttacaCCGGCAAACAGTCCTACTACTCCCTGATGCAT GAAATGTACGGCAAAATTCTGGAAATAGAGAAGCACCAAGATCGCCTGAGATCCAAGGGACTCTTCTCCCAGGACGTCAAGCGGAT CTCTCTGGGCACGAGCAGGTGGCTCACAAGGGAGGAACTGGAGACGTTGCTCGTCGAGGCCATCGGACCTAATAAT TACGATCGCTTCATCCAGCTGATGGAGCGCCTGCTGTCGTTGCCCTACTGCGCCACGGAGGAGAAGTTTGTCCTGAGTTACCGCCGGCAAATTGAGGCCCAGTCCAGCAAGCAAACGATGCCGACGCTGCAGCATGACGACAGGGGCGTGGCCTATCGAAACGCCGACG GTCGGAGGAAGTCGTCCAACGCCTCTGTGGTTCTTCGAGACTGCGGCTCCGGACGCACCACCGTCAACGGCAAAGACTTCTTGCTGTACTTCCCGGTGCTACAAGACAG AGAGCAGCTGATGTTCCCGCTTCAGTTCACCAGCATGCTGGGACGCTTCGACCTGGAGTGCACCGTGAGTGGCGGCGGGCGGTCCGGCCAGGCGGGGGCGCTGCGGCTCGCCGTGTCGCGCGCCCTGCTCGGCTTCGTGTCTGAGGGGGAGATGGAAAACATGAGACAAG CTGGTCTGCTGACCCCCGACCcgagagtgagggagaggaagaagccGGGTCAAGAGGGAGCACGAAGGAAATTCACCTGGACGAAACGCTGA
- the LOC115018671 gene encoding SLAIN motif-containing protein 1-like isoform X2: MEAAVLTHAMMPEVDCNSNTLDAELEVKKLQQLVRKLERQNQQLRTRASSCSGGPHVLPPSSACVQGSAGGFCLPSPVHTLQCQSSLGSFAPPEETFDYFHPHSGGDGAAAAGEDGSEPSVLDELELLDFDSLCCSDESDETWLYVSSKAGESTDDSLTTLQWCRQVLDCPKSEVEAARRSLSLRLEQVSRWRSCLSTPSPTSSPGTPLSRVSALTSSPSAKPCSTPQSSDRHVPSLPSPLHPILHRTLSPVGKDLSPASERTPTFFPAHRKGRGLRRSGLSPQSSIDSDLGSSEVEDDSISLGYKLQDLTDVQVMARLQEESLRQDYASTSSVLANRRSQSFTFQLSQLSAGPDLEEEDEEDDEDYGLLPPPQPRLTRLPHSHTFSSIRDWRRSTSCLSTPPSTPSTPPHLSAGFAFQPPLHAQPQGLGSLCTAEQHGFRPGSDMLRRSMPNLVRAPSMPSVPIPTNPSASLCLLRNSQSFDSSSGLARLQSSIPSPGQLQNRVQSVGNFSSMSRQPLKATAYVSPTIKGSAAMPTSTSLHCLNSSSGGNSGVGSGIPMLSKPPGGGGTSISTPNTPRRSLPRPASFVSTPNSTPRKVAQSARSLLTPPKSLSTLSALRDSTWRDGCY, translated from the exons ATGGAGGCAGCGGTACTGACCCACGCGATGATGCCGGAGGTGGACTGCAACAGCAACACCCTGGACGCCGAGCTGGAGGtgaagaagctgcagcagctggtccGGAAGCTGGAGCGGCAGAACCAGCAGCTGAGGACCCGCGCGAGTAGCTGTTCGGGCGGCCCGCATGTGCTGCCTCCATCCTCGGCGTGCGTGCAAGGCAGCGCCGGAGGATTCTGCCTCCCCAGCCCGGTGCACACCCTGCAGTGTCAGTCGTCTTTGGGGTCATTCGCGCCCCCGGAGGAGACTTTCGACTATTTCCACCCGCACTCCGGCGGGGATGGAGCCGCTGCTGCGGGGGAGGACGGATCCGAGCCGTCGGTTCTGGACGAGCTGGAACTTTTGGATTTTGATTCTCTGTGCTGCTCAGACGAGTCTGATGAAACATG gttgTACGTGTCATCAAAAGCCGGCGAGTCCACAGATGACTCCCTCACAACTCTGCAGTGGTGCCGGCAGGTGCTCGACTGTCCCAAATCTGAGGTGGAGGCCGCCAGGAGATCCCTGTCCCTCCGACTGGAACAAG TCTCCAGGTGGCGTAGCTGCCTGTCCACCCCCTCTCCCACCTCGTCCCCCGGCACTCCTCTGAGCCGAGTGTCCGCACTCACTTCTTCCCCTTCAGCCAAACCCTGCTCCACTCCCCAGTCGTCCGACAGACATG TTCCATCCCTCCCCTCTCCGCTCCACCCCATCCTTCACCGGACGCTGAGTCCTGTCGGGAAGGATCTGTCTCCTGCATCTGAGAGGACTCCCACGTTCTTCCCAGCGCACCGCA AAGGCCGCGGCCTCCGGCGCTCCGGCCTCAGTCCCCAGTCATCCATCGACAGTGACCTCGGATCTTCAGAGGTGGAGGACGACTCCATCTCTCTGGGATACAAACTGCAAGACCTCACCGACGTCCAGGTCATGGCCCGACTGCAGGAGGAGA GTCTAAGGCAGGACTACGCCAGCACATCATCCGTCCTGGCCAACCGCCGCAGCCAGAGCTTCACCTTCCAGCTCAGCCAGCTCAGCGCCGGCCCCGAcctggaggaggaagacgaggaggacgaCGAAGACTACGGCCTCCTGCCCCCACCGCAGCCGCGCCTCACCCGCCTGCCGCACTCCCACACTTTCTCCAGCATCCGAGACTGGCGAAGAAGCACCAGCTGCCTGTCCACGCCACCTTCCACTCCCTCCACTCCCCCTCACCTCTCCGCTGGCTTCGCCTTTCAACCTCCGCTCCACGCCCAGCCTCAGGGACTGGGCAGCCTCTGCACGGCCGAGCAGCACGGCTTCAGGCCAGGGTCAG ATATGCTGCGGAGGAGCATGCCTAACCTTGTCAGAGCTCCCAGCATGCCTAGTGTGCCCATTCCAACCAATCCTAGTGCTTCCCTTTGTTTGCTTCGTAACAGCCAGAGTTTTGATTCGTCCAGTGGGCTGGCTCGACTGCAGTCCTCCA tCCCCTCTCCAGGCCAGCTGCAGAACAGAGTCCAGAGCGTCGGGAACTTCTCCTCGATGTCACGGCAGCCGCTGAAGGCCACCGCCTACGTCAGTCCCACCATCAAGGGCTCGGCCGCCATGCCGACCTCCACCAGCCTCCACTGTCTGAACAGCAGCAGCGGGGGAAACAGCGGGGTGGGCAGTGGCATCCCTATGCTCAGTAAACCTCCTGGTGGAGGGGGGACGTCCATTTCCACCCCAAACACGCCCCGCCGCAGCCTGCCCCGCCCCGCCTCTTTTGTCAGCACCCCTAACTCCACCCCCCGCAAGGTGGCCCAATCAGCACGAAG TTTACTGACGCCTCCAAAGAGCTTGTCCACCCTCAGTGCCCTGCGTGACAGCACCTGGAGGGACGGCTGCTACTGA
- the LOC115018671 gene encoding SLAIN motif-containing protein 1-like isoform X4, which yields MEAAVLTHAMMPEVDCNSNTLDAELEVKKLQQLVRKLERQNQQLRTRASSCSGGPHVLPPSSACVQGSAGGFCLPSPVHTLQCQSSLGSFAPPEETFDYFHPHSGGDGAAAAGEDGSEPSVLDELELLDFDSLCCSDESDETWLYVSSKAGESTDDSLTTLQWCRQVLDCPKSEVEAARRSLSLRLEQVSRWRSCLSTPSPTSSPGTPLSRVSALTSSPSAKPCSTPQSSDRHVPSLPSPLHPILHRTLSPVGKDLSPASERTPTFFPAHRKGRGLRRSGLSPQSSIDSDLGSSEVEDDSISLGYKLQDLTDVQVMARLQEENLRAHRYFSFINPRRSKAGLRQHIIRPGQPPQPELHLPAQPAQRRPRPGGGRRGGRRRLRPPAPTAAAPHPPAALPHFLQHPRLAKKHQLPVHATFHSLHSPSPLRWLRLSTSAPRPASGTGQPLHGRAARLQARVSQSFDSSSGLARLQSSIPSPGQLQNRVQSVGNFSSMSRQPLKATAYVSPTIKGSAAMPTSTSLHCLNSSSGGNSGVGSGIPMLSKPPGGGGTSISTPNTPRRSLPRPASFVSTPNSTPRKVAQSARSLLTPPKSLSTLSALRDSTWRDGCY from the exons ATGGAGGCAGCGGTACTGACCCACGCGATGATGCCGGAGGTGGACTGCAACAGCAACACCCTGGACGCCGAGCTGGAGGtgaagaagctgcagcagctggtccGGAAGCTGGAGCGGCAGAACCAGCAGCTGAGGACCCGCGCGAGTAGCTGTTCGGGCGGCCCGCATGTGCTGCCTCCATCCTCGGCGTGCGTGCAAGGCAGCGCCGGAGGATTCTGCCTCCCCAGCCCGGTGCACACCCTGCAGTGTCAGTCGTCTTTGGGGTCATTCGCGCCCCCGGAGGAGACTTTCGACTATTTCCACCCGCACTCCGGCGGGGATGGAGCCGCTGCTGCGGGGGAGGACGGATCCGAGCCGTCGGTTCTGGACGAGCTGGAACTTTTGGATTTTGATTCTCTGTGCTGCTCAGACGAGTCTGATGAAACATG gttgTACGTGTCATCAAAAGCCGGCGAGTCCACAGATGACTCCCTCACAACTCTGCAGTGGTGCCGGCAGGTGCTCGACTGTCCCAAATCTGAGGTGGAGGCCGCCAGGAGATCCCTGTCCCTCCGACTGGAACAAG TCTCCAGGTGGCGTAGCTGCCTGTCCACCCCCTCTCCCACCTCGTCCCCCGGCACTCCTCTGAGCCGAGTGTCCGCACTCACTTCTTCCCCTTCAGCCAAACCCTGCTCCACTCCCCAGTCGTCCGACAGACATG TTCCATCCCTCCCCTCTCCGCTCCACCCCATCCTTCACCGGACGCTGAGTCCTGTCGGGAAGGATCTGTCTCCTGCATCTGAGAGGACTCCCACGTTCTTCCCAGCGCACCGCA AAGGCCGCGGCCTCCGGCGCTCCGGCCTCAGTCCCCAGTCATCCATCGACAGTGACCTCGGATCTTCAGAGGTGGAGGACGACTCCATCTCTCTGGGATACAAACTGCAAGACCTCACCGACGTCCAGGTCATGGCCCGACTGCAGGAGGAGA ATCTCAGAGCTCATCGCTACTTCAGCTTCATTAACCCCAGGAG GTCTAAGGCAGGACTACGCCAGCACATCATCCGTCCTGGCCAACCGCCGCAGCCAGAGCTTCACCTTCCAGCTCAGCCAGCTCAGCGCCGGCCCCGAcctggaggaggaagacgaggaggacgaCGAAGACTACGGCCTCCTGCCCCCACCGCAGCCGCGCCTCACCCGCCTGCCGCACTCCCACACTTTCTCCAGCATCCGAGACTGGCGAAGAAGCACCAGCTGCCTGTCCACGCCACCTTCCACTCCCTCCACTCCCCCTCACCTCTCCGCTGGCTTCGCCTTTCAACCTCCGCTCCACGCCCAGCCTCAGGGACTGGGCAGCCTCTGCACGGCCGAGCAGCACGGCTTCAGGCCAGGGTCAG CCAGAGTTTTGATTCGTCCAGTGGGCTGGCTCGACTGCAGTCCTCCA tCCCCTCTCCAGGCCAGCTGCAGAACAGAGTCCAGAGCGTCGGGAACTTCTCCTCGATGTCACGGCAGCCGCTGAAGGCCACCGCCTACGTCAGTCCCACCATCAAGGGCTCGGCCGCCATGCCGACCTCCACCAGCCTCCACTGTCTGAACAGCAGCAGCGGGGGAAACAGCGGGGTGGGCAGTGGCATCCCTATGCTCAGTAAACCTCCTGGTGGAGGGGGGACGTCCATTTCCACCCCAAACACGCCCCGCCGCAGCCTGCCCCGCCCCGCCTCTTTTGTCAGCACCCCTAACTCCACCCCCCGCAAGGTGGCCCAATCAGCACGAAG TTTACTGACGCCTCCAAAGAGCTTGTCCACCCTCAGTGCCCTGCGTGACAGCACCTGGAGGGACGGCTGCTACTGA